The proteins below are encoded in one region of Bifidobacterium dentium JCM 1195 = DSM 20436:
- a CDS encoding NUDIX domain-containing protein gives MNIDSVNKALERSGDGVDMERPVTVVSRELVYQGAIFSVEDMRLGLHLHHGGQTVIRRQVMRHAPCVVMLVHDLKRDLYLIEREYRVGSDMFAYGLPAGLIDDGEDVEQAALRELVEETGVRPIRGDDMAFDHVGEFYSSEGMTDELAHIMIIRLGSWQSVERHFDADEHVESAWITWEQLRRTRITASNSMIAIQYEQIRRMKENGR, from the coding sequence ATGAATATCGACAGCGTGAACAAAGCGCTGGAGCGTTCCGGAGACGGTGTCGATATGGAACGTCCGGTCACGGTGGTGAGTCGCGAGCTGGTATATCAAGGGGCGATTTTCAGCGTCGAGGATATGCGGCTTGGACTCCATCTGCACCACGGCGGGCAGACGGTAATCCGCAGACAGGTCATGCGTCATGCGCCTTGCGTGGTCATGCTGGTGCATGACCTGAAACGGGACCTGTACCTGATTGAACGGGAATACCGTGTCGGCAGCGATATGTTTGCTTACGGTCTTCCCGCCGGTCTCATCGATGATGGCGAAGACGTCGAACAGGCCGCGTTGCGTGAGCTTGTCGAGGAAACCGGTGTGAGGCCTATCCGTGGCGACGATATGGCGTTCGATCATGTGGGGGAGTTCTATTCATCGGAGGGCATGACCGATGAGCTGGCCCACATCATGATCATTCGTCTTGGCTCCTGGCAGTCCGTTGAACGGCATTTCGATGCCGACGAACATGTCGAATCCGCGTGGATCACTTGGGAGCAGCTGCGGAGGACGCGTATCACGGCGTCCAATTCCATGATTGCGATTCAATACGAGCAGATTCGTAGAATGAAGGAAAACGGGCGATAA
- the glgX gene encoding glycogen debranching protein GlgX, with product MYPLGASYDGAGVNFALFSQVAQKVELCLFDEEDNETRIEMTEQNSYVWHNYLPGIQPGQRYGYRVYGPYDPSRGLRCNPNKLLLDPYAKAIEGNIDGDESLFSYWFSSPDDLGNMNTLDSSAHTMKAAVVNPYFDWGNDQHPNISYHDSVIYEAHVRGMTNLNKDVPADIRGTYAGLAYPSVIEYLKKLGVTAIELMPIHQFVNDSFLQEKGLSNYWGYNTIGFFAPHNAYSSSGQRGEQVNEFKSMVKAYHRAGMEVILDVVYNHTAEGNDRGPTLSFKGIDNGSYYRLVDNDPRHYFDTTGTGNSLLMRSPHALQLITDSLRYWVTEMHVDGFRFDLAATLARQFQEVDKLSAFFDIVEQDPVISRVKLIAEPWDLGSGGYQVGGFPSSWSEWNGRYRDCVRDFWRSQPSTLPEFASRLMGSSDLYQMNGRRPVASVNFITAHDGFTMNDLVSYNEKHNMANGEGNRDGESNNRSWNCGVEGPTTIKDVNDLRQQQMRNMFATLLLSQGIPMICGGDEVARTQQGNNNAYCQDNAISWTNWDLDDTQKDLFEFVAKLIHLRLEHPVLHRRRFFTGREPGDASSMIPQVEWMDHTGSIMDMDDWSNTHAFSVMIYLNGSDIPETDWYGNQMVDNDFILIFNAHYEPIMFTLPDEQYGKKWRLVIDTHNPKGPELNYEAGFAITAQSRSFLLLMSDKKPDKKVNEF from the coding sequence ATGTATCCACTCGGAGCAAGCTATGACGGGGCGGGAGTGAACTTCGCCCTTTTCTCTCAAGTTGCACAGAAAGTGGAGCTCTGTCTCTTCGACGAAGAAGACAATGAAACCCGCATCGAAATGACCGAACAAAATTCTTATGTCTGGCATAACTATCTGCCGGGCATACAGCCCGGGCAACGATATGGATACCGTGTCTACGGACCATACGACCCGTCGCGCGGCCTACGGTGCAATCCGAACAAGCTACTGCTTGACCCATATGCGAAAGCCATCGAAGGCAACATCGACGGCGACGAAAGCCTGTTCTCCTACTGGTTCAGCAGTCCCGACGACCTAGGGAACATGAACACGCTGGACTCGTCCGCACACACCATGAAAGCGGCCGTGGTCAACCCGTATTTCGACTGGGGCAACGACCAGCATCCGAACATCTCATACCACGATTCCGTCATCTACGAGGCCCATGTACGCGGCATGACCAACCTCAACAAGGACGTACCTGCGGATATTCGAGGCACCTATGCCGGACTGGCCTATCCGTCGGTCATCGAATACCTTAAGAAACTCGGTGTCACGGCCATAGAGCTCATGCCGATTCACCAGTTCGTCAACGACAGTTTCCTACAGGAAAAAGGACTGAGCAACTACTGGGGCTACAACACCATCGGCTTCTTCGCACCGCATAACGCCTACTCCAGTTCCGGGCAACGCGGCGAACAGGTCAACGAATTCAAATCCATGGTCAAGGCGTATCATCGCGCCGGCATGGAAGTGATTCTCGACGTGGTGTACAACCATACCGCCGAAGGCAACGACCGTGGCCCCACCTTGAGCTTCAAAGGCATTGACAACGGTTCTTACTATCGACTCGTCGACAACGATCCACGACACTATTTCGATACCACCGGCACAGGCAACTCCCTGCTGATGCGCTCGCCGCACGCGCTGCAGCTCATCACCGACAGCCTGCGCTACTGGGTCACCGAAATGCACGTTGACGGCTTCCGCTTCGACCTGGCAGCCACACTGGCCCGCCAGTTCCAAGAGGTCGACAAGCTATCCGCATTCTTCGACATCGTCGAACAGGATCCGGTCATCTCCCGCGTCAAGCTCATCGCCGAACCATGGGATCTCGGTTCCGGCGGCTATCAGGTGGGAGGCTTCCCGTCCAGCTGGTCGGAATGGAACGGACGCTATCGCGATTGCGTGCGTGATTTCTGGCGCTCGCAGCCGTCCACGTTGCCGGAATTCGCCAGTCGACTGATGGGCAGCTCCGACCTGTACCAGATGAACGGTCGCCGCCCGGTCGCCTCCGTGAACTTCATTACCGCCCATGACGGCTTTACGATGAACGATCTGGTGAGCTACAACGAGAAGCACAACATGGCCAACGGCGAAGGCAATAGAGACGGCGAAAGCAACAATCGTTCGTGGAACTGTGGTGTGGAGGGCCCCACCACCATCAAGGACGTGAATGACCTGCGCCAACAGCAGATGCGCAACATGTTCGCCACGTTGCTTCTGAGCCAGGGAATTCCCATGATCTGCGGCGGCGACGAGGTGGCGCGCACCCAGCAGGGCAATAACAACGCCTATTGCCAGGACAATGCGATTTCCTGGACGAATTGGGATCTGGACGACACTCAGAAGGACCTGTTCGAGTTCGTTGCGAAGCTGATTCATCTGCGTCTGGAACATCCGGTGCTGCACCGCCGTCGTTTCTTTACCGGGCGTGAGCCTGGCGATGCCAGCAGCATGATTCCCCAAGTCGAATGGATGGATCATACCGGTTCCATCATGGACATGGACGATTGGTCGAATACGCACGCGTTCTCGGTGATGATCTACCTGAACGGTTCGGACATTCCGGAAACCGACTGGTATGGCAATCAGATGGTCGACAACGACTTCATCCTGATCTTCAACGCACATTACGAGCCGATCATGTTCACCCTGCCGGACGAGCAATATGGCAAGAAATGGCGTCTGGTCATCGACACGCATAATCCGAAGGGACCGGAGCTCAACTATGAGGCCGGTTTCGCGATCACCGCGCAGTCGAGAAGCTTCCTGCTGCTCATGAGCGACAAGAAGCCGGATAAGAAGGTAAACGAGTTCTAA
- the aroA gene encoding 3-phosphoshikimate 1-carboxyvinyltransferase: MGDMNAPQENLWPALFAGKPLNATVVVPGSKSLSNRYLILAALGSVPVRLVGLLRSRDTELMMDALRALGVRCEIDAATDTTVTVVPPADGRFRGNTKVFCGLAGTVMRFVPGLAMFADGPVDFDGDEQAYARPMKPVLDGLQQLGATIEYHGEEGRLPFTITPPTVDPAARATPSVVSIDSSGSSQFISGLLLVGSRVPGGLELHHTGEKTPSLPHIRMTVADLRGSGVSVQADEEARVWTVRPGAVQLPNAVTVEPDLSNAAPFLGAALIAGGTVRVPHWPENTTQPGGLLPGYLKRMGAKVSFLSENGIRYCEVRGDGHIKGLGDFDLTAAGEIAPSLAAVLVFADEPTRMLGIGHLRGHETNRLEALVNEIKRIGGEARELSDGLEIVPVSSENLKPSEMETYADHRMATFAAMLGLRIKGIQVHNVATTAKTLPDFVNMWNGMLA; this comes from the coding sequence ATGGGGGACATGAACGCACCTCAAGAGAACCTGTGGCCGGCACTGTTCGCCGGCAAGCCCCTGAACGCCACCGTAGTGGTGCCGGGCAGCAAATCACTGTCGAATCGTTATCTCATTCTCGCGGCGCTTGGATCCGTACCCGTCCGTCTGGTCGGCTTGCTGCGCTCGCGTGACACCGAGCTGATGATGGACGCGTTGCGTGCGCTTGGCGTACGTTGCGAGATCGATGCCGCTACCGATACTACGGTTACGGTTGTTCCGCCTGCGGATGGTCGGTTCCGAGGCAATACAAAAGTATTCTGCGGTCTTGCGGGTACGGTGATGCGCTTCGTGCCAGGGCTTGCGATGTTCGCCGACGGTCCCGTCGACTTTGATGGCGACGAGCAGGCGTACGCCCGTCCGATGAAGCCGGTGTTGGATGGTCTGCAACAGTTAGGTGCGACCATCGAATACCACGGTGAGGAAGGCCGTCTACCGTTCACGATCACCCCGCCTACGGTTGACCCGGCCGCACGGGCGACGCCGAGCGTGGTCTCCATCGATTCGTCCGGCTCGTCGCAGTTTATCTCCGGTTTGCTACTGGTTGGCTCGCGTGTACCGGGCGGTCTTGAGTTGCATCACACGGGGGAGAAGACCCCAAGCCTGCCGCATATCCGCATGACGGTCGCTGATCTTCGAGGTTCCGGCGTGAGCGTTCAGGCTGACGAAGAGGCACGTGTATGGACCGTGCGACCAGGCGCCGTACAGTTGCCGAATGCGGTGACCGTCGAACCTGACTTGTCAAACGCCGCGCCATTCCTGGGAGCCGCACTGATTGCGGGTGGAACGGTTCGTGTGCCGCATTGGCCTGAAAACACCACGCAGCCTGGTGGACTGCTTCCCGGATATTTGAAGCGTATGGGGGCGAAGGTGTCGTTCCTTTCGGAGAACGGAATCCGCTACTGTGAAGTGAGGGGAGACGGCCATATCAAAGGCCTTGGCGATTTTGATTTGACTGCAGCCGGTGAAATCGCACCGTCACTTGCCGCAGTGTTGGTGTTTGCTGATGAGCCGACCCGCATGTTGGGTATCGGGCACCTGCGTGGCCATGAGACCAACCGTTTGGAAGCGCTGGTCAATGAAATCAAGCGCATAGGAGGAGAAGCCCGTGAGCTGTCTGACGGGTTGGAAATTGTTCCGGTGAGTAGCGAAAACCTCAAACCGTCTGAAATGGAAACCTATGCCGACCATCGTATGGCTACGTTTGCCGCCATGCTGGGCCTGCGCATCAAGGGAATTCAGGTTCATAACGTAGCCACTACCGCGAAGACCCTACCGGATTTCGTGAACATGTGGAACGGCATGCTTGCGTGA
- a CDS encoding restriction endonuclease has protein sequence MSSWMIRAGRGGIYAADWLNRGLVGIGWDFGATDIASMSREQIRSGYAIKHPNDSKNKLAAAVGQIYCFAHDMEQGSTVVMYDPATRLYHIGIIAGPCKPATDIEEATFTRAVKWKQTAQRDALTTSSKNSLGGIQTIFSISDEVIADLKSASKSETSNQPDETEDDAADDDARAATYDNGIELIKDRVNQVGWEDMERLVAGLLKAMGYCARVTPKGPDGGRDVVASPDALGLESPRIVAEVKHRKGAMGAPAVRSFIGGLRAGDRGLYVSTGGFTKEARYEADRATIPIRLLDLDSFVRHYVEVYDKADEETRSILPLTRIWWPA, from the coding sequence ATGAGCTCTTGGATGATTCGTGCGGGCAGAGGAGGCATATACGCGGCGGACTGGCTCAACCGCGGACTTGTGGGCATCGGTTGGGACTTTGGCGCCACCGATATCGCTTCCATGAGCCGGGAACAGATTCGTTCCGGTTACGCAATCAAACATCCCAACGACAGCAAGAACAAATTGGCCGCCGCAGTGGGACAGATCTACTGTTTTGCTCATGATATGGAACAAGGATCGACCGTCGTCATGTATGACCCGGCGACACGCCTTTACCATATCGGCATCATCGCAGGCCCTTGCAAACCTGCCACCGACATCGAAGAAGCAACCTTCACGCGAGCGGTTAAATGGAAGCAGACCGCCCAACGCGATGCGCTCACAACATCGTCTAAGAACTCCCTTGGCGGCATCCAGACCATCTTCTCCATATCGGATGAAGTCATAGCGGACCTTAAATCAGCATCAAAGAGTGAAACGAGCAACCAACCCGACGAAACCGAGGACGATGCAGCAGATGACGATGCCCGTGCCGCCACTTACGATAACGGCATCGAACTCATCAAGGATCGTGTAAACCAAGTCGGTTGGGAAGATATGGAGCGTCTGGTAGCAGGTCTGCTCAAGGCCATGGGCTACTGTGCACGTGTCACACCCAAAGGCCCCGATGGCGGCCGCGACGTAGTGGCATCGCCTGACGCGCTGGGATTGGAATCTCCCCGCATCGTGGCCGAAGTCAAACACCGCAAAGGTGCCATGGGCGCTCCGGCGGTACGCTCGTTCATTGGCGGACTTCGAGCCGGGGATCGCGGCCTGTATGTGTCTACCGGCGGATTCACCAAGGAAGCCCGCTACGAAGCCGACCGAGCCACCATCCCCATACGTCTGCTCGATCTTGACTCGTTCGTACGCCACTATGTTGAAGTCTACGACAAAGCCGACGAAGAAACCCGCTCAATCCTTCCGCTCACCCGCATCTGGTGGCCGGCATAA
- a CDS encoding SPFH domain-containing protein, with protein sequence MGLLKAGVGAAGGVLADQWREYFYCEALDADTLVAKGEKRVGKRGSNTKGENNVISDGSIVAVADGQCMMIVENGAVVDVCAEPGEFVYDTGTEPSVFSGKLGDMVKKSFEQVGRRFTFGGDAGKDQRIYYFNTKEIVGNKYGTASPVPFRVVDEKIGLDVDITVRCNGEYSYKLVDPLMFYKNVCGNVESAYTRDLIDSQLKSELLTALQPAFARISEMGIRYSAVPAHTRELADALNEELSHEWKERRGIEIAAFGVNTISAPEDQEQMIRDLQKAAVMANPAMAAANIASAQSDAMRTAAANPAGAAMGFMGMGMASGMGGMNAAQLFGQASQAQQAPAQAQPAGAAGGVAAGTGTAAAGAAWTCSCGAQNTGKFCGNCGSPKPEAAGPWFCTNCGTQNTGNFCSGCGSKRP encoded by the coding sequence ATGGGACTTCTGAAGGCAGGCGTCGGGGCGGCTGGCGGCGTATTGGCCGATCAATGGCGTGAGTACTTTTATTGCGAGGCTCTGGACGCCGATACGTTGGTTGCCAAGGGCGAGAAGCGTGTTGGCAAGCGCGGATCCAACACCAAGGGAGAGAACAACGTTATCTCGGACGGCTCGATCGTGGCGGTAGCCGACGGCCAGTGCATGATGATCGTCGAGAATGGTGCGGTGGTTGACGTCTGCGCCGAGCCCGGCGAATTCGTCTACGACACGGGTACTGAGCCCTCGGTGTTCTCGGGCAAACTCGGCGACATGGTCAAGAAATCGTTCGAACAGGTGGGGCGCCGCTTTACTTTCGGCGGGGACGCTGGCAAGGATCAGCGCATCTACTACTTCAACACCAAGGAGATCGTAGGCAACAAGTACGGCACCGCAAGCCCTGTGCCGTTTCGCGTGGTCGACGAGAAAATCGGTTTGGATGTCGACATCACCGTGCGCTGTAACGGCGAGTACTCCTACAAGCTGGTCGATCCGCTGATGTTCTACAAGAACGTCTGTGGCAACGTCGAGAGCGCCTATACGCGCGATCTCATCGACTCGCAACTCAAGAGCGAGCTGCTTACGGCCCTGCAGCCGGCTTTCGCCCGCATCAGCGAGATGGGCATTCGCTACAGTGCCGTGCCCGCCCACACCAGGGAGCTGGCCGATGCGCTCAACGAGGAACTTTCGCACGAGTGGAAGGAGCGGCGTGGCATCGAGATCGCGGCCTTTGGCGTAAATACCATCTCGGCGCCCGAGGATCAGGAACAGATGATTCGCGACCTGCAGAAGGCGGCCGTCATGGCCAATCCTGCGATGGCGGCGGCCAACATCGCCTCGGCGCAGAGCGATGCCATGCGTACCGCTGCGGCCAATCCTGCCGGTGCCGCCATGGGCTTTATGGGCATGGGCATGGCCAGCGGTATGGGTGGCATGAACGCCGCGCAGCTCTTTGGCCAGGCGTCTCAAGCGCAGCAGGCTCCCGCTCAGGCGCAGCCTGCTGGTGCAGCTGGCGGAGTTGCGGCGGGTACCGGCACGGCGGCAGCGGGAGCCGCCTGGACCTGTTCGTGTGGTGCTCAGAACACCGGAAAGTTTTGCGGCAACTGCGGGAGCCCTAAGCCCGAGGCTGCAGGACCCTGGTTCTGCACCAACTGCGGCACCCAGAACACGGGGAACTTCTGCTCTGGCTGCGGGAGTAAACGCCCGTAG
- a CDS encoding response regulator transcription factor: protein MIEVLLVEDQAMLRESLACAINAQEDMHVAASLADATEAPERAARLGCGLVLMDVCTENGSNGIVAARRIKEADPTVRVVIMTGMPEVTFVEQAKAAGVDSFVYKNVGIGELMAVMRSTASGYQTFPQKTPDSIFSGTASLTDVEIQILRLTCEAKTRKEIAAELYMSEGTVKRRIGEILAKTGYDNILRLAVHAVAEGNIVPGLNDEA, encoded by the coding sequence ATGATTGAAGTTCTGCTCGTTGAGGATCAGGCGATGTTACGCGAGAGCCTGGCCTGCGCGATAAACGCCCAGGAGGACATGCACGTCGCAGCTAGCCTCGCAGACGCCACTGAGGCCCCTGAGCGCGCAGCCAGACTCGGATGCGGACTCGTGCTCATGGACGTCTGCACCGAGAACGGCTCCAACGGCATCGTGGCCGCCCGGCGCATCAAGGAGGCGGACCCCACGGTGCGCGTGGTCATCATGACGGGTATGCCCGAAGTTACTTTTGTCGAGCAGGCAAAAGCCGCCGGCGTCGACAGCTTTGTATACAAGAACGTCGGCATCGGCGAACTCATGGCCGTCATGCGCTCGACCGCCTCGGGTTACCAGACCTTTCCCCAAAAAACGCCTGACTCGATCTTTTCAGGCACAGCCTCGCTCACGGACGTAGAGATTCAGATCCTACGACTGACGTGCGAGGCCAAAACGCGCAAAGAGATCGCGGCCGAGCTCTACATGAGCGAGGGAACCGTTAAGCGGCGTATCGGCGAAATTCTCGCCAAGACCGGCTACGACAACATCCTGCGCCTGGCTGTGCATGCGGTGGCCGAGGGCAATATCGTTCCCGGCTTGAACGACGAGGCGTAA
- a CDS encoding sensor histidine kinase has product MNPLLLNEPCLMLVVAGEFVCASLQVVHLFLVAFQTAPKSRRLMCILEAAILGHLALALILTVGAGLIGAPVLARALASFPAFDVLWINALFAAWTFALALRARRIDFMFDALLMALCTPAAITALSTLWNLIALLDLTWFLFRGLSGIARDLVRRSEGLSELSTAETLMGMPAGVLVIGPTGGSTFMNVRMRECLSALELPCDLGDQTQLWASLSEIGRDLAVEADFLGVPETLMEDKDRLLVNLPDSTTCLFVRDTTGGHRPLRRIVCLDVTEAARANAALAKTNRELEEAATELRMRLADIERVAQASAYLSMRSRVHDVIGQRLSILHRYLEMGMTDPASVAELERLLSSVMVDLRRGTEADASTELEAVVSAFALVGVAIKMNGKLPEGSAGVAFTHIIREACTNSCRHAHAKQVFVELECTGGTAHLVITDDGESSPQPLIERGGITGMRREIASLGGTLSVGWEPTFTVRVEIPVSGSTRERATTPCRTTQQPTMEPLA; this is encoded by the coding sequence ATGAACCCGCTCTTGCTCAACGAGCCCTGCCTGATGCTCGTGGTTGCCGGCGAGTTCGTGTGCGCAAGCCTTCAGGTGGTCCACCTGTTCCTGGTTGCGTTTCAGACGGCTCCGAAATCAAGGCGGCTCATGTGCATCCTCGAGGCTGCGATTCTGGGTCACCTGGCCCTTGCGTTAATCCTCACCGTCGGTGCAGGGCTCATCGGTGCGCCGGTCCTGGCCCGGGCACTGGCATCCTTTCCCGCCTTTGACGTGCTATGGATCAACGCGCTCTTTGCAGCATGGACGTTTGCCCTCGCATTACGTGCAAGACGCATCGACTTTATGTTCGACGCCCTGCTCATGGCCCTGTGCACACCAGCGGCCATCACCGCGCTCAGCACGTTATGGAACCTAATTGCCTTGCTCGACCTAACCTGGTTCCTGTTCCGCGGACTTTCTGGAATCGCTCGCGATCTCGTCAGACGCTCAGAGGGCCTTTCGGAACTCAGCACGGCCGAAACGTTAATGGGAATGCCCGCGGGCGTACTGGTCATCGGCCCCACCGGCGGATCCACCTTTATGAACGTGCGGATGAGGGAATGCCTCTCTGCATTGGAGTTGCCCTGCGACCTCGGAGATCAGACCCAGCTGTGGGCAAGCCTTTCCGAAATCGGCCGCGACTTGGCCGTTGAAGCAGACTTCCTAGGCGTGCCCGAGACGCTAATGGAGGATAAAGACCGCCTTTTGGTGAATCTTCCCGATAGCACAACGTGTTTATTCGTCCGAGATACAACCGGCGGCCACCGTCCCCTGAGAAGAATCGTATGCCTCGACGTCACCGAGGCAGCGCGTGCAAATGCGGCCCTCGCCAAGACCAACCGCGAACTTGAGGAGGCCGCCACCGAGCTACGGATGCGCCTTGCCGACATCGAGCGCGTGGCACAAGCCTCCGCCTACCTGAGTATGCGCTCGCGTGTGCACGACGTCATTGGGCAGCGGCTCTCGATTCTCCATCGCTATCTCGAGATGGGCATGACCGACCCCGCATCGGTTGCCGAACTCGAGCGGCTCCTCTCATCCGTCATGGTCGATTTGCGCCGTGGCACGGAAGCCGACGCTTCCACCGAGCTCGAAGCCGTTGTATCGGCTTTTGCGCTGGTGGGCGTCGCGATTAAGATGAACGGTAAGCTTCCGGAGGGCAGTGCCGGCGTAGCCTTCACGCACATAATCCGAGAGGCCTGCACAAACTCATGTCGGCATGCCCATGCCAAACAGGTTTTTGTTGAGCTGGAGTGTACTGGCGGCACAGCCCACCTCGTCATCACCGACGATGGCGAGTCGTCACCACAACCGCTTATTGAACGGGGCGGCATCACGGGAATGAGAAGAGAGATAGCATCGTTGGGCGGTACGCTGAGCGTGGGCTGGGAGCCGACGTTCACGGTTCGTGTCGAAATCCCCGTTAGCGGGAGCACGAGGGAACGGGCAACAACACCGTGCCGCACGACGCAACAGCCTACGATGGAGCCGCTTGCATAG
- a CDS encoding histidine kinase N-terminal 7TM domain-containing protein has protein sequence MPNGTVLSIFTRSRRGLLTTICASVTLLYLALVIALACAWPPSAPVPSSDNASAFSFIDRTALNCIFGIVFSFWGVMAYLRCLDPRISRRLAAIAVILTLWLTAVTIKWNTTDLKLARYLWYGYYIPMACLPPLCLSCALKSAGIELGKTAVRLKTACIALGIVLAVLALTNDVHRLFFTFDVPNPGLVGMYSYGPAYWAFFAYNTLYYLAFFCVLWRSSRSAMRGLVVPAATVATAGLLFCAAYALRAKWAVSFNFSLVYGIIVMVTLELCLDVGLIPSTRSFKKVFDDLPFDLKILSRNGSLYHQTKVAGPLNANAVNRANHGAPGSFRLPGLPDSLFIVWPLSGGTALLTQDMSGLNELNRTLGKQGTELKRDLEALEHDRELVELLTELEVKSRLVDDVDAALSASMAEVTALLNNLPTEPHARQRQLERARMLVAYCKRKGSLVLAEAADPELDRDRIRLIANELACDLRAVGIDCAALVNLDHPVAAQQASTLYDCIYDMAFMAFECSSPALIYHLGERDDGLIELRAHLQSDDEEDLSSLPRTQALRERLDKCDVIYALTGNTGQLVLLARVKGGECV, from the coding sequence ATGCCCAACGGCACCGTTTTGTCCATCTTCACACGCTCACGCCGCGGCCTCCTGACCACCATATGCGCGAGTGTCACCCTCCTCTACCTTGCGTTGGTAATCGCCCTCGCCTGCGCCTGGCCTCCCTCGGCCCCCGTGCCGTCCTCCGATAACGCCAGTGCCTTCTCTTTCATCGATCGCACCGCTCTCAACTGCATCTTCGGCATCGTGTTCTCGTTCTGGGGCGTCATGGCTTACCTGCGTTGCCTCGACCCGCGAATCTCACGTCGCCTTGCCGCCATAGCCGTGATACTCACCTTGTGGCTCACGGCCGTGACCATCAAATGGAACACGACCGACCTCAAGCTTGCGCGCTACCTCTGGTACGGCTACTACATCCCCATGGCCTGTCTGCCACCGCTCTGCCTTTCCTGCGCGCTGAAGTCAGCCGGCATTGAGCTTGGCAAAACGGCTGTACGGCTTAAAACCGCTTGCATAGCGCTCGGCATCGTGCTTGCCGTGCTCGCGCTCACCAACGACGTCCACCGGCTCTTCTTTACCTTTGACGTACCCAACCCGGGCCTTGTGGGCATGTACTCCTACGGCCCTGCCTACTGGGCCTTCTTTGCCTACAATACCCTGTATTACCTCGCCTTTTTCTGCGTTTTGTGGCGCTCGAGCAGAAGCGCAATGCGCGGTCTCGTGGTGCCAGCAGCCACGGTCGCAACGGCAGGACTCCTCTTTTGCGCCGCTTACGCCCTCCGTGCGAAATGGGCGGTTTCGTTCAACTTCTCCCTCGTGTACGGAATCATCGTCATGGTGACACTCGAACTCTGCCTCGACGTAGGGCTCATCCCCTCCACGAGGTCGTTCAAAAAGGTATTCGACGATCTTCCTTTCGATCTCAAGATCTTGTCACGCAACGGCTCTCTGTATCACCAGACCAAAGTGGCCGGCCCGCTGAATGCAAACGCCGTCAACCGCGCAAATCACGGCGCGCCAGGATCGTTCAGACTGCCAGGCCTCCCCGACAGTCTGTTCATCGTCTGGCCGCTTTCTGGCGGAACGGCGCTCCTCACCCAAGACATGAGCGGACTCAACGAGCTCAACCGAACCCTGGGCAAACAAGGCACCGAACTCAAACGCGACCTTGAGGCCCTCGAACACGACCGTGAGCTTGTCGAGCTACTGACGGAACTCGAGGTGAAGTCGCGCCTTGTGGACGATGTCGACGCCGCACTATCCGCGTCCATGGCCGAGGTCACAGCGTTGTTGAACAACCTGCCGACCGAGCCACACGCTCGCCAGCGACAGCTGGAACGTGCGCGCATGCTCGTTGCCTATTGCAAGCGCAAGGGCTCGCTCGTCCTTGCAGAAGCGGCCGACCCGGAGCTTGACCGCGACCGTATCCGCCTTATCGCTAACGAGCTGGCCTGTGATCTGCGCGCCGTCGGTATCGATTGCGCCGCTCTCGTCAATCTCGACCATCCCGTTGCGGCCCAGCAGGCGAGCACGCTCTACGACTGCATCTACGACATGGCCTTTATGGCATTCGAATGCTCGTCTCCAGCACTCATCTATCATCTTGGCGAACGCGATGACGGCTTGATTGAGCTACGGGCCCATCTACAATCCGACGACGAAGAAGACCTTAGCTCACTACCCCGCACGCAGGCCTTGCGGGAACGCCTAGACAAATGCGACGTCATCTACGCGCTGACCGGCAATACCGGACAGCTAGTGTTGCTCGCCCGCGTAAAAGGCGGTGAGTGCGTATGA